A single window of Modestobacter italicus DNA harbors:
- the paaK gene encoding phenylacetate--CoA ligase PaaK — MTRATSETTRRLGAAPDPALLDPAERMGVDELRALQLERLRWTLRHAYDNVPHYRAAFDAAGVHPDDCRELADLARFPTTAKADLRENYPFGMFAVPQDQVRRVHASSGTTGRPTVVGYTERDIATWAAVMARSIRAAGGRAGDKLHNAYGYGLFTGGLGAHYGAEALGCTVIPVSGGMTPRQVQLITDFQPRVIMVTPSYMLTVIDEFEKQGIDPRSSSLQIGIFGAEPWTEQMRTEMEERLDIEAVDIYGLSEVMGPGIAQECGESKDGLHVWEDHFLPEVIDPATGEVLPEGEQGELVFTSLTKEAMPVVRYRTRDLTRLLPGTARPGMRRMEKVTGRTDDMIILRGVNLFPTQIEEVVLRTPGLSPHFSLELTSRGRMDHLTVHVEARPDCPAERRDVAAREVETAVKDTVGTSVEVRVVDPETLARSVGKLQRLTDRRVR, encoded by the coding sequence ATGACCCGTGCGACCAGCGAGACCACCCGCCGGCTCGGCGCGGCCCCCGACCCGGCGCTGCTCGACCCGGCCGAGCGGATGGGCGTCGACGAGCTGCGGGCCCTGCAGCTGGAGCGCCTGCGGTGGACGCTGCGGCACGCCTACGACAACGTGCCGCACTACCGGGCGGCCTTCGACGCCGCCGGCGTCCACCCCGACGACTGCCGCGAGCTGGCCGACCTGGCCCGCTTCCCGACCACGGCCAAGGCCGACCTGCGCGAGAACTACCCGTTCGGGATGTTCGCCGTGCCGCAGGACCAGGTCCGCCGGGTGCACGCCTCGTCCGGGACGACCGGCCGGCCCACCGTCGTCGGCTACACCGAGCGCGACATCGCCACCTGGGCCGCGGTCATGGCCCGCTCCATCCGGGCGGCCGGCGGCCGGGCGGGGGACAAGCTGCACAACGCCTACGGCTACGGCTTGTTCACCGGCGGGCTCGGTGCGCACTACGGCGCGGAGGCGCTGGGCTGCACGGTCATCCCGGTGTCGGGGGGCATGACCCCGCGTCAGGTGCAGCTGATCACCGACTTCCAGCCGCGGGTGATCATGGTGACGCCCAGCTACATGCTCACCGTCATCGACGAGTTCGAGAAGCAGGGCATCGACCCGCGGTCCTCCAGCCTGCAGATCGGCATCTTCGGCGCCGAGCCGTGGACCGAGCAGATGCGCACCGAGATGGAGGAGCGCCTGGACATCGAGGCGGTCGACATCTACGGCCTGTCCGAGGTGATGGGCCCGGGGATCGCGCAGGAGTGCGGAGAGAGCAAGGACGGGCTGCACGTCTGGGAGGACCACTTCCTCCCCGAGGTGATCGACCCGGCCACCGGCGAGGTGCTGCCCGAGGGGGAGCAGGGCGAGCTGGTGTTCACCTCGCTCACCAAGGAGGCCATGCCGGTCGTCCGGTACCGCACCCGCGACCTCACCCGGCTGCTGCCGGGCACCGCGCGGCCGGGCATGCGCCGGATGGAGAAGGTCACCGGCCGCACCGACGACATGATCATCCTGCGCGGGGTGAACCTGTTCCCGACCCAGATCGAGGAGGTCGTGCTGCGCACCCCGGGGCTGTCGCCGCACTTCTCCCTCGAGCTGACCAGCCGCGGCCGGATGGACCACCTGACGGTGCACGTGGAGGCGCGCCCGGACTGCCCGGCCGAGCGCCGCGACGTCGCCGCGCGCGAGGTGGAGACGGCGGTCAAGGACACCGTCGGCACCTCCGTCGAGGTCCGCGTCGTGGACCCGGAGACGCTGGCCCGCTCGGTCGGCAAGCTCCAGCGGCTCACGGACCGGCGGGTGCGGTGA